Proteins encoded in a region of the Micropterus dolomieu isolate WLL.071019.BEF.003 ecotype Adirondacks linkage group LG09, ASM2129224v1, whole genome shotgun sequence genome:
- the LOC123975959 gene encoding gasdermin-E-like: MFSKATANLVRQIDPDGSLIHVSRVNDSDKLVPMALVVKRNRIWFWQRPKYQPTDFTLGDLLQGDKVLNPGVSETEFLTYKGTFGDKLSGKMDTNAGSVSVTLEGRGSSKLESCFGKLKKEELDVKKLLYDSSNRLVDMQHVLVQQLEKRAEVLAVVKERILTANSCSITQMKKEQCILQGVLKLVGLLGGSVKVLVKESNDIRMDSDVSLEIPSGTVIAYSILELEIKKNGHYDICLRPGTIGGIEADSDVMSWPSHDSLNTVDGSQEMDLSPLAELPKSTRCALFKTLQETLRDRTALSCLQDVLEGLCSGETLDMAKQEELSESLKTSVSATLDLVDTDSLAESSQFGVPAHLNAAHLLVSAIEELPDETLSLLSESCPDFLEAFDTLMCRLKGTSEPLSIQCLPVLLQENQAFQLAEQLLSSTNVTLRRDTDRLWTETGNEDRILPLVLRLSIQGLSLLCKGLK, from the exons ATGTTTTCCAAAGCAACTGCCAACTTGGTCCGTCAGATTGACCCTGACGGAAGCCTCATCCACGTGTCCCGAGTAAATGACTCAGACAAACTGGTTCCCATGGCACTGGTCGTCAAACGCAACCGCATCTGGTTCTGGCAGAGGCCCAAGTACCAACCAACAGATTTCACCCTCGGAGACTTGTTGCAGGGCGACAAGGTGCTCAATCCTG GAGTGTCTGAGACAGAATTCCTCACCTACAAGGGGACATTTGGAGACAAACTATCTGGGAAGATGGACACAAATGCTGGCTCTGTCAGTGTCACACTAGAGGGACGGGGCTCTTCCAAGCTTGAATCATGCTTTGGCAAACTGAAGAAAGAGGAGCTGGATGTGAAGAAGCTGCTCTACGACTCCAGCAACAG GCTGGTGGACATGCAGCACGTGCTGGTGCAGCAGCTGGAGAAGCGAGCTGAGGTGCTGGCAGTGGTGAAGGAGAGGATCCTCACCGCCAACTCCTGCTCCATCACCCAGATGAAAAAGGAGCAGTGCATCTTACAGGGGGTGCTCAAGCTAGTGGGCTTGCTGGGGGGCTCTGTTAAG GTGCTTGTAAAGGAAAGCAATGACATTAGGATGGACAGTGATGTTTCCTTGGAGATCCCCTCTGGCACAGTCATTGCATACAGCATCCTGGAActggagattaaaaaaaatggacACTACG atATATGCCTGCGACCTGGCACTATAGGAGGTATTGAAGCAGACTCGGATGTTATGTCCTGGCCATCTCATGATTCCTTGAATACGGTGGACG GATCCCAGGAGATGGACCTTTCTCCTCTGGCAGAGCTCCCCAAGTCAACTCGATGTGCCTTGTTCAAGACACTGCAAGAGACTCTGAGGGACAGAACTGCTCTGTCATGTCTGCAGGATGTG TTGGAGGGCTTGTGTAGTGGTGAAACACTCGATATGGCTAAGCAAGAGGAGTTGTCGGAGAGTCTGAAGACATCGGTGTCAGCCACACTGGACCTAGTGGACACAGACAGTCTTGCTGAGAGCAGCCAGTTTGGTGTCCCTGCTCACCTAAATGCAGCTCACCTGTTGGTCAGTGCCATAGAAG AGTTGCCTGATGAAACTCTGAGCCTCTTGAGTGAGAGCTGTCCTGATTTTCTGGAGGCCTTCGACACACTG aTGTGCAGGTTAAAGGGGACCAGTGAGCCTCTCTCCATCCAGTGTCTTCCAGTCCTGCTGCAGGAGAACCAAGCCTTTCAGCTGGCAGAGCAGCTGCTCAGCTCCACCAATGTGACGCTgaggagagacacagacaggctgTGGACGGAGACTGGAAATGAAGACAGAATTCTCCCACTGGTCCTCCGTCTCAGCATACAAGGACTGTCCTTGCTGTGCAAAGGACTAAAGTAG
- the nup42 gene encoding nucleoporin NUP42, producing MTVCNFFLQGRCRYGDKCWNEHPRGGSRGGGGGYNNNYSRTPAQQQTRGGGGGFGNRVWVNPSQQKGGYIQPSSFSSRGSDDWGRGGGGGGGGGADWGRGGGGGGGGGGADWGRGGGGGGGGGSGGGADWGRGGGGGGSGGGADWGREENDWGRGGGGRRDNAKGTAFSFSSQNRFSALGTPSTFDRGGRGGGQQVAAGDDDDDKKLEIIQMDMDSWESSGMWGFSCYSSLKTSLSGFTDLSPEELRLEYYSTKASGDLQSYINGINQLLNQWRSRVQELKVMSPATRAAVLTELNSPAPQAPSSDFGSATATGFGSSASSFESKGFGAPAPAQAGTFSFAAPSGGFGSSALAPSSSAGFGSASAAPTQPPSGFGSSSAASSALSAASFSFAAPATNTPAATSGFGLASGFSFSSTANTGGGFGSSFGTQAPATAGSSSSFGQTTGGFGTTAAQPAAGAGGTSNSLFSPESKLTPEELNQFKAKRFTLGQVPLKPPPADMLVV from the exons ATGACGGTGTGCAACTTTTTTCTTCAGGGCCGTTGTCGTTACGGCGATAAATGTTGGAATGAGCACCCGAGGGGAGGAAgcagaggtggaggtggaggataCAACAACAATTACAGCCGCACTCCTGCTCAGCAGCAgaccagaggaggaggtggag GGTTTGGAAATCGAGTTTGGGTGAATCCTTCCCAGCAAAAAGGAGGGTATATCCAGCCTTCATCATTCTCCTCTCGTGGAAGTGATGACTGGGgtcgaggaggaggaggtggcggaggaggaggagctgactGGGgtcgaggaggaggaggagggggcggtggaggaggagctgacTGGGgtcgaggaggaggaggag gaggaggaggtggcagtggaggaggagctgacTGGGgtcgaggaggaggaggaggtggcagtggaggaggagctgacTGGGGCCGCGAAGAGAATGACTGGGGCCGAGGAGGTGGCGGGAGAAGAGATAACGCGAAGGGCACCGCATTCAGCTTCTCCTCTCAAAACAGATTCTCAGCGCTTGGTACTCCCAGCACCTTTGacaggggaggaagaggaggagggcagCAGGTCGCAGCTGGTGATGACGACGACGACAAAAAACT GGAGATCATTCAGATGGACATGGACAGTTGGGAGAGTTCAGGGATGTGGGGCTTCTCCTGTTACTCCAGCTTAAAGACATCTTTATCTG GTTTCACTGATCTCTCTCCAGAAGAGCTCAGGCTGGAGTATTACTCCACAAAAGCTTCAGGCGATCTGCAGAGCTAT ATTAATGGCATCAATCAGTTGCTCAACCAGTGGAGAAGCAGAGTCCAGGAATTGAAGGTTATGAGTCCAGCCACCCGTGCAGCTGTG CTCACAGAGTTAAACAGCCCAGCCCCTCAGGCACCTTCAAGTGACTTTGGTTCAGCGACAGCGACTGGATTTGGTTCCTCTGCATCCAGCTTTGAAAGCAAAG GCTTTGGGGCTCCAGCACCGGCCCAGGCTGGCACTTTCAGCTTTGCTGCTCCAAGTGGTGGATTTGGCTCCTCAGCGCTGGCACCATCATCCTCCGCAGGTTTTGGCAGTGCCTCAGCAGCTCCTACACAACCTCCCTCTGGGTTTGGGTCCTCCTCTGCAGCATCCTCTGCTCTTTCGGCTGCTTCTTTTTCCTTTGCCGCTCCGGCCACCAACACACCAGCGGCCACTTCAGGATTTGGCCTTGCCTCTGGGTTCAGTTTCTCTTCGACAGCAAACACTGGAGGAGGATTTGGGAGCAGTTTCGGGACTCAAGCACCTGCTACAGCAGGAAGCAGCAGTAGTTTTGGACAGACAACTGGAGGGTTTGGGACAACCGCTGCTCAACCTGCAGCAGGAGCCGGCGGGACATCCAACAGTCTGTTTTCACCTGAGAGTAAACTGACTCCAGAGGAACTGAATCAGTTCAAAGCTAAGAGGTTCACTCTAGGCCAGGTTCCTTTAAAGCCTCCCCCAGCTGATATGCTGGTGGTATGA